The Priestia aryabhattai genomic interval AAACAGCCTTCACTTCATGAGCGTTAAAATACTCTTTTAGTTGCTCATCTGAAATACGATACTGTTGACCTATCTTAGAAGCTCTTAAAGAACCCTTTTTTATATGTCTATAAATAGTCATTGTGCTAACCTTAAGCATTTGAGCTACTTCTTCCGGCGTGAATACTGTCATGA includes:
- a CDS encoding helix-turn-helix domain-containing protein, producing the protein MTVFTPEEVAQMLKVSTMTIYRHIKKGSLRASKIGQQYRISDEQLKEYFNAHEVKAVSV